The genomic window atggaggaaatgccctgctggtgggtgtctacgtcgacgacttggtgatcaccggcaccaaggatgcggaggtggcggcattcaaggaagagatgaaggccaccttccagatgagtgacctggggcctctctccttctacctgggaatcgaggtgcaccaggatgactccgggatcacgcttcaacagaccgcctacgccaagcgcgtcgttgagctagctgggctcaccgactgcaacccagctctcactccgatggaggagaggctgaagctgagccgcgacagcacaaCGGAGGTGGACGCTACACAGTACCGGcgccttgtggggagccttcgctacctcgcccacacacggccggacttggcattctccgtcggctacgttagtcggttcatgcagcgaccgacgacggagcaccagcaggctgtgaagaggatcatccgctacgttgcggggactctcgaccacggcctctactacccgaggtgtcctgaggcggcacacttcgtcgggtacagcgacagcgaccacgccggcgacatcgacaccagcaagagcacgagcgggatcctcttcttcctcggcaagtgcctcgttagctggcagtcggtcaagcagcaggtggtggccctgtccagctgcgaggccgagtacatagcggcctccaccgcttcgactcaggcgctctggctcgctcgactgcttggtgatctcctcggcagagacactagagcggtggagctcagggtggacagcaagtccgctctggccctggcaaagaaccccgtgttccacgaacgcagcaagcacatccgggtgaggtaccacttcatccgaggctgtctgGAGGAAGGAAGCATCAAGGCgaactacatcaacaccaaggaccagcttgcggacctgctcaccaagccccttgggaggatcaagttccttgagctctgctccaggatcgggatggttcaactctcccacaagacgacgcacaagacttagggggagaatgatggataagtcatgtgtggctggtctttgtggggctgttgttgctcacatggtccttgtggctgtttttctgtttttaggacagcatcttagactagaggacagcatcttagaggacagcatcttagctaggacagcatattagcatcttagactagcatcttggcatatgcttggctggctagcagcctataaatatgtaaccccaacccctcaggttggtatggcatttgtgtgagcttgtgtgagaaatagacaagaaaattgccccaactcctagtgtcatcctctctcgatgagagtaagaattctcctactaccaagagtgagaattcagcgactaacacccgggaccttccggtcataggcggtaagactctaccgcttgcaccaggcctgcccttcaagCCTACTGCGTTAGATATCCCAAATGCTTCTGGAGGCTGCCTGTTTTTGTTAATTAAAGAGTACCATCTTTTGGTTAGTAAATAATCTTTTGGTATGAATTCTGAAAGTGCTACAGCAGAAGCAGAATCCAAGCAATTGTTTATCTTAGTAAATCTCTACTATATTTTGGAGGAGGGGGTACTGTGCTTATAATGGCTTACTGGTTTTATGCAATTTTTTCCAGAATCCATACCAAATGATGCAGGTCCCCCAACCCAGACCAAAATGAATGGGTCGACCAAGAAAACATTAGTCAACGGGTAACCACAACTTTGCAgattctatttttttttctctcacctTTTTTATTTGGGATTTGCATTTATGTAACCAAGTTCCCTTGGCAATGCAGTCTTCTGGATCAATCAAATGGCAACTCAGGGCTGGAATCTTCAGGAAATGATAATCCTAGCTACACTAACTCGAGCAGTGCTATGCCACCCACCAGTACCGAATTAATTGAGTCTGCTGCTCCTGCTACAGATGTTGATTCTGTTAAGAATGGCCCAGGTACAAAACCAGAACAACCGGCTAAGCGAGGCTTGAGATCATCCAATGTTCAACAAGGACGTAAAAGGGTGTTGCGAAGCACAGCAAGAGGAAGAGCGACGTAGGGGCATTGCTGCACTATATTGTTGTATACTAATATTAACGGCCCAAAAGGGCAACATGATACCTAGGTTAATTAGAGCTAGCGCCAACTGGTCGTTTCCACAGTACGGTGCATTGTGCATCAACCTGTATCCATGTTGTATAATCTTAGGCCTTATAATGACCACGTGTACTGGTTAGAGTTGATCATTAGGACCAGTAGCTGTTTGATTTGTGTTTCAGTGTCTAGCTTTGGTAAGTCTGTGGGTAAGGGGAGAGACAGTGTGTTGGTTTTATTGCAGCAGACAACTAGCATGTGTTCTAGCCATCAGGTATGTGTACTGTGTAGTGAATCCAGCGACAGAGCTGTTCCTCTCTGTATTGTGGGCGCTGGTATTTCAGGCGATGTAATCATTTACGATAATAAGCTTGCGAGTTTTTTCTGTGCTTCAAGCAGTGCAGGCTGTGGCACCACCACGATGGTTTCTGATACGTGACCACTGACGCATGCCATGTTCATAGGAGGGGTGGGGGCTCGGCTTCGCATGCACAACACAGGTGCAGGTTGTTGTGTAGCAAGCAACTTGTGTGTATGGGCCAAACAGTGGCCTCGGATCGTGCTCGGATACGGCGAAACGGATCGCTCCTGAAGGTTCGTTCGTGACGTCCTGTTTAAGTGTTAACTGCCCGCCTTGACTGTTCATACGAGCCACACTGTGCACTGGGGGACAGCTGCCTGCGTGTCTCGGAAGTCACAATGCCTGTCGTCGTGGCCACTAGTATTGTGTCGTGTGGTCGATGCCGATCCTGTTCCTATTCCTATTCCTATCGATGGAAGACGTGACTCATGCTCGAGAGAGAATGCAAATCCACCACCATCCACCAGAATGGAAACGACAATGCGTCGGGTTCTCGCAGGAAGAGGACCGAAGATGGCATCCGATCGATGCATCTGTCGACCGCGCGTCACGTCATGTGAATGCATGAACCACAACTCTCGCAGATTTGCGAtggaatggagagagagagataaaGGAGGCAGAGCTAGGATACCAAACGCGGTAGACAAGGGCGAGAACAAGCCTCACATGGTGAACCAAATCAAGAGGCCTTATCCCGAAAGATCCTTTGGTCCCCTTCCCGCTATGTACAAGGCTCGCTTCGCTCAATCCCAATCCCCAGCCCAGGAACAGGAACAGGAACAGGAACAGGAACAGGAACAGGAACGGGCCCCGGCCGGGCAAACGCAACTCGCGTTCCATCCCTCCGGCTCCGGGTCGGGCCGCACCTAACGGACGGCTAATGTGCCTGCCTACCAAAACAAACAAACGCTGTAGATGGTGACGACGACTGCAGCGGCTAGCTAGCTGGTCAGTCACTGAATCGCCGAGCTCGAgcaggcggcggcgctggaggaGGCGGACGGCGGGTGGTGCTGTATCTCCACGGGGCCGTAGTAGGTGAGCTCCCTGATCATCTCCTCGATGTACTCCTCGCCGCCGTCGGCGTCGGGGTCGACTTTCACGGCGgcctcctcgccgtcgtcgtcccgCCGGCGAGCGCCGCGGCTACTACTGCCGTCCCCACCCGTCCGTGACACGTCCGCGCCGTGGTGCGGCTCTTGCGCCGGCGCCGTGCAGCATTTCTCCAGCTTCGCGCGCAGCGTCGGGGAgagggtgccgccgccgccgccgctgccggtcaGGGGGAAGTTGGTGCGCGCCGCGGGGCCGCTCATCAGCCGCGCCGCCTCGTCGTACGCCCGCGCCGCGTCCTCCGCCGTCTCGTACGTGCCCAGCCAGATCCTCGTCTTCCTGCACCGTCGCCACGCACAGACGACGCAGCAATAACACAAACAAAGGCGCGTTCAGACTTCAGACGCGTGCATGCCTTGGAACGAAACGAAGAGACGAAAACTGCACCAGCTAGCAGAGGAGGCTAGCCTGCTAGTCTGCTATAGCTGACGCAAAAGTATCGACAAGAAACAAAGCTAGTACTCCCTATATATATGTTTCTCTCAACTGAACATGCATGACATGAGTGACCAAGAACTTTACAGGAGTGGGTGGCGGATCTCGGAGACCCAGGAGCCCCAGTGCCTCTGCCTCACTCCTCTGAACCTCTGCAGCTTCGGCATGGCTGGCGATGGCCACTCTGCTCCGCTGTCTCCCTAGTGCCCGATCGATGCTCTCTCCGTTGGGTGGTGGACACTCCCACAGTCCCACTTGATAGCAAGAGATGCTTCAGGTGCCGGCCGCTTATATACTGCGCCGCGCCCAAGGGGCCGGGTCAGGGTGGCCTGCAAGGCTGCAGGTATACATGCAAGACATAGATAGATGCTAGCTACTGCTTGTACTGCAGCTTAGCCATGTAGATAGATGAGATCACAATCACATAGCTAGTAGATGTACGCAGCCCCTGTTGAAGATGGATGCTGCTCAATATAGCTACTTGCTTAGTACCATCTTGGAGCCATTTGGCATTGATCATCACCCACGGTATACAAAACAAAAGTACCAAATTTACAAACACAGGGTGACGAGGACGACAGCAcacgctagctagctagctcgttCCTGCAGATAGATGGAGCAAGGTCAGCTTTGCCTGCCTTTGTAGCTCGCAGAGACACGGCCTGCGGGGGGACCCGCACACGCCCAGTCTTGGTGCATGCACAGTTGCCGAACACTGGCAGTCGCTGTGACCCTTGCCAAGTCGGAACACCTGAACGGCCATTGGCCCAGGGACGACGACAGAACCGCAGAGCCACATAGGTGTAGTGTCAAGTACACGCGTCGGCAGGACGTAGAGGTGCAGAGAGATCCCTGTTCCGTGGGCTGGAACTTGATCGCCACTCCACGGTAAAAGGCGGCAATCAGAAGACCCGTGCCGGTAGACGGATTACCGCTCAGCCGTTAGCGTACGTACCGATCTTCGGCGAGGTACTCCACATGCATAGGATGGGCATTGTGCCGCCGGCTGCTCCAGTTTTATACACGTCAATGAAACATACGACACCATATTCGTAGGGAACTTGACGTCAAGCCACGTGACAGCTCTGGACGAGTTGTTCCCAGCGACCAACAACAAGGCTGGTAGAAGAGCGTTCTTCTCGGATAGTGGAGCAGGGTCGCGCAGCCAGCAGCGGAGACGCCTAGCTCCGTAGGTTGCTACGGTGCTCGTAGTTGGGTTGTATaccatttatgtaatatcgaagtcTAAAATAGTCTGCTAGGAAGGTCTAGTTATAGCTGTAAGACCACCTAGCGCGCTCATCAGAAACGTATTATTTGTACGATTAAACTCTTCTTCAATTACAATGATACACGAATCTTTTACGTATTGAAAAAAAATGAGCCGAAAGTGCCAGCGACTGGCAGCTTTGGTTTACTATCGCATAGGTTATAGCCTGGAATGTGGAGTCTCATGGCCTGGAATGGATGGCGCCGACGGGCAATGGCCCCTATTGGTTCGTGCATTCTTAGCCTGCATTAGTTGCATATAGAGATCATTCACAATTTGAGAACAGACTTTCGGTTTTTAGCTTTGGTCCCAGCTAAAATTTAGCCCGGGAGTAATAGGAGATTTAATCTTGATTGGAACCACTAACCGGAACTAGAATCCCCTGTTCAACGGATGGTGCAGCAGGCTTTTGcagcagggatctttagtcccggtctgTGGTTCAAACAGGGACTAAAGGTTGCCTTTCAATCtcggttggaaccaccaaccgggaccaAAGGTCCTGCTGACCCTTTTATTCTGGATTTTGGCTCCAACCAGGATTATAGGTTGATCATTTAGTCACGGTAGGctccaccaatcgggactaaaagtccccacCTATATATACCCGCTTTCACTGTCCCCCAGTCCGAGGCACAGGTCAAATCTTTGGTCTTTGCTTGTTCATCCGTGTTCTTGCTTGGGGAAGCAAGTTCTTACTCTCGGCCGCCGGCTTCATCTTTAATCttctaaaggttagcaacttcGTCTTCTAATCTTTCATTGCTAATAATGTAGATCATTTCATGCTTTAGTAATAAGCATAGAAATATTCAAATGTGTTTTTTTATTAGAAATAATAACggtggattttatttttatttatacatcatTTCTTCGTAACCTTAAACATTTATTGTTTTCTAGATCTTTGTTAGCAACATTATTTCTTGATGAGAGTTAATAATCGTTAAAAAATTTATGTGCAAAATATTTAAGTTTACttggcatgcatatatatatatatatatatatatatatatatatatatatatatattgatgatttattttttatatgtttCTCTAATATATATCGTAGCATGGTATATTTATATGGGGGTCTATATTTATTGTgttgttttttcaaaaaaaaaaatagttaCGATGAATGGTGGCGGACTTCCCTAGCCGAGAAAATTGGCTATTTGCCATTGCAAACAATGGGCTTCGCAAAATTGCCATTCAAAAAATGGGCTTCGCAAAATTGCCATTCAAAAAATTGACTTCGCAAAATTACCAGTGTAAACATATACACTTTGTTTTTGTTGCCATAATCCCTATTTAGCTCCTTTGTTTCTGTTTTTTGGGATTGTCCTCCACACGAAAAGACATTGCTGCCCTTGGCTGCTGGGAGACGTCCGTTTGCATCACCGTTCGCGCCTTGGCTGCATCGGACGTCAAAAAGATCAGCGTCATGTTTCTGGAAGGGAACGAGATTACGGAGCAATATATTTTATAATGTAATTGTACTACAGGAACGCGAAATTTTCTTCATATGTTCAGCAACAGTGACGCTGACAACAATAAGCGTGTCATTTTCGGCGCATAGGAGGGAAGCCATCAGCCATCGGATGATCAGGTACGCCTAGCCTACTGCCTACCCTATAGCACGTACTATACATGAAATCGCTCGCTTATCTGACGCGACGCGATCTGCGGGTCGGTGATCCGGTGCGTGCTGCGGTGCAGTTGCGGCCTGCGGGCGTATTTTCTCGAGCGGGGCCCGGGGTGCGCGTGTACATTGGCCTGGGGCAGCATTTGTTGCGGCCTTGGCCCCGTTCCGGCTCGCGGCTGCGCGCTTTCCGGGGACTCGCTCGGGAGAGGAGGGCAGGCGTCAGACGTCGGAAGGATAGATCAAATCCGTATCCACTCGCAAACTGCATCGGACGACGTCAGAAAGATAGTTCAATTCCGTATCCACTCGCAAACGAAGAACGCTCGTGTGCCCTAGACGTCCACGATGCAGGGCGGCCGTGACGCGACACCGCCGGCGgacgcgctcgccgccgccacaCAACCACCCGTGCTCAGCGCCGCCACGCCGTCACCCGTGCTTGCAGCGGCCACGATGGCCGTCGGCATGACCATGGAGGAACTCGCAGCGACCTCGGCAGCCGTTGGCACGACCACGGTGGAACTCGGAGTGACCTCGTCGCCCCTCGTCGTGGCCCCGACAGCAGGCGCGCTCAGCTTGCTGCAAGCGGCCGACACGCTCGGCAGGCTAGATGCAGCCCCAACGTCGTCACGTGTCCTGCCGGATCCTAGTTCGTCCCTCGTGGTGGACGCGCCCTCGCGAGAAAATTGGCTATTTGCCATTGCAAACAATGGGCTTCGCAAAATTGCCATTCAAAAAATTGACTTCGCAAAATTGCCAGTGTAAACATATACACTTTGTTTTTGTTGCCATAATCCCTATTTAGCTCCTTTGTTTCTGTTTTTTGGGATTGTCCTCCACACGAAAAGACATTGCTGCCCTTGGCTGCTGGGAGACGTCCGTTTGCATCACCGTTCGCGCCTTGGCTGCATCGGACGTCAAAAAGATCAGCGTCATGTTTCTAGAAGGGAACGAGATTATGGAGCAATATATTTTATAATGTAATTGTACTACAGGAACACGAAATTTTCTTCATATGTTCAGCAACAGTGACGCTGACAACAATAAGCGTGTCATTTTCGGCGCATAGGAGGGAAGCCATCAGCCATCGGATGATCAGGTACGCCTAGCCTACTGCCTACCCTATAGCACGTACTATACATGAAATCGCTCGCTTATCTGACGCGACGCGATCTGCGGGTCGGTGATCCGGTGCGTGCTGCGGTGCAGTTGCGGCCTGCGGGCGTATTTTCTCGAGCGGGGCCCGGGGTGCGCGTGTACATTGGCCTGGGGCAGCATTTGTTGCGGCCTTGGCCCCGTTCCGGCTCACGGCTGCGCGCTTTCCGGGGACTCGCTCGGGAGAGGAGGGCAGGCGTCAGACGTCGGAAGGATAGATCAAATCCGTATCCACTCGCAAACTGCATCGGACGACGTCAGAAAGATAGTTCAATTCCGTATCCACTCGCAAACGAAGAACGCTCGTGTGCCCTAGACGTCCACGATGCAGGGCGGCCGTGACGCGACACCGCCGGCGgacgcgctcgccgccgccacaC from Miscanthus floridulus cultivar M001 chromosome 11, ASM1932011v1, whole genome shotgun sequence includes these protein-coding regions:
- the LOC136492625 gene encoding ethylene-responsive transcription factor ERF003-like → MPKLQRFRGVRQRHWGSWVSEIRHPLLKTRIWLGTYETAEDAARAYDEAARLMSGPAARTNFPLTGSGGGGGTLSPTLRAKLEKCCTAPAQEPHHGADVSRTGGDGSSSRGARRRDDDGEEAAVKVDPDADGGEEYIEEMIRELTYYGPVEIQHHPPSASSSAAACSSSAIQ